One region of Asterias rubens chromosome 5, eAstRub1.3, whole genome shotgun sequence genomic DNA includes:
- the LOC117290980 gene encoding uncharacterized protein LOC117290980: MEMGKCYSRKATRSGWNRRLLSLVVVLLTLEITTAEASIHKSTSFNRLCKRCAIKNQVPLSTTVEKSVFHCGMFCVNYRDCAIFDWSQEGVCNAYAWSSSLEWREDAEFRVYEIVNP; the protein is encoded by the exons ATGGAGATGGGAAAATGTTATTCTCGGAAGGCTACAAGGAGTGGATGGAACCGCCGCTTACTGTCCCTGGTGGTTGTCTTATTGACCCTGGAAATCACCACGG CCGAGGCCAGCATTCATAAGTCGACCTCTTTCAACAGGCTTTGCAAAAGATGCGCAATAAAGAACCAGGTGCCTCTGTCTACGACGGTAGAGAAAAGTGTGTTTCACTGTGGAATGTTCTGCGTGAACTACCGAGACTGTGCTATCTTCGACTGGTCTCAAGAGGGCGTGTGTAACGCTTACGCCTGGTCTAGCAGCTTGGAGTGGCGTGAAGATGCCGAGTTTCGTGTTTATGAAATTGTTAACCCATAA
- the LOC117290447 gene encoding bombesin receptor subtype-3-like, which yields MPLVSKFLILKGGREGGGGEGWSVGGIEDSAVVRTAYGIISITGIIGNTLICLILLRFRQMRTSTSYFVVHLSVVDLLSCIMVVPVHLFPSPPSMAGKFGDFVCRFYVSKYVMWTCILVSVGSLVLINLERFVAIVYPLKYKRLYTTRKITMMLLGCWLYALVHNSFFFAVYELKGPDVCQYIGFPSLEVQIVFSFYHYFVYYAGPLGFMLASNWKMVNSLKEQISRLNNQPDRADKKKLWHAQAAHELQKTLVLVVITYGICWGLNQTMFFCFLLTVPVDFTQPYYHFGVILGVCNSCLNPLIYTVKNKSFRNGLKALVLPCRGEKVHAHSAATTSISLAVSNEEQGAANG from the exons ATGCCCC TGGTTAGTAAATTCCTAATTCTAAAAGGagggagagaggggggggggggggaa GGTTGGTCAGTTGGAGGCATTGAGGATAGCGCCGTAGTCCGTACAGCATACGGCATTATCAGCATCACCGGTATCATAGGAAACACTCTCATCTGCTTAATACTACTGCGTTTCCGTCAGATGCGAACGAGCACGAGTTACTTCGTGGTGCACCTCTCCGTGGTGGATCTCCTGTCCTGCATTATGGTGGTACCGGTTCACCTCTTCCCGTCCCCGCCATCGATGGCCGGAAAGTTTGGCGATTTCGTCTGCCGCTTCTACGTCAGCAAGTACGTCATGTGGACCTGCATTCTGGTGTCTGTGGGCAGCCTGGTGCTCATTAACCTGGAGCGCTTCGTGGCTATCGTGTACCCTTTGAAATACAAGAGACTGTACACCACCCGTAAGATCACCATGATGCTCCTGGGGTGCTGGCTCTACGCCCTTGTACACAACTCTTTTTTCTTTGCCGTGTATGAGCTTAAAGGTCCAGACGTCTGCCAGTACATCGGCTTCCCGAGCTTGGAGGTACAAATTGTGTTCTCGTTCTACCATTACTTCGTGTATTACGCTGGGCCGCTCGGGTTCATGCTGGCCAGCAATTGGAAGATGGTCAACAGCCTGAAGGAACAGATTTCCCGGCTCAACAATCAACCCGACCGTGCAG ACAAGAAGAAACTGTGGCACGCCCAGGCAGCCCACGAGCTTCAGAAGACCCTAGTCCTTGTCGTCATCACCTACGGCATCTGCTGGGGCCTCAACCAGACAATGTTCTTCTGTTTCTTGCTGACCGTACCAGTAGACTTCACCCAGCCCTACTACCACTTCGGCGTCATCCTCGGGGTCTGCAACTCTTGCTTGAATCCACTCATTTACACGGTGAAGAATAAATCTTTCCGTAATGGTCTGAAGGCCTTGGTATTGCCGTGCAGGGGAGAGAAGGTACACGCACACTCTGCAGCTACCACTAGCATATCTTTGGCCGTGTCCAACGAGGAGCAGGGTGCGGCCAACGGTTGA